The following is a genomic window from Candidatus Dadabacteria bacterium.
TTCCCTGTTTTAAAAATTGAAATTTACGAGGTCTTGTATACAATTAGTGCCGTTTTTATTAATTCTGCTTTCTGGAGTTTTTTTATGCTTAGAACAAACATTCTCGGAGGGATCCTCATAACTGCGCTTGTCCTTTTTATCGTAGGTTTCGGAATTTCCCTCAAATTCTCACTCGACTGGTCTTTTTACTTTAAGGTTCTCTCGGTAGTCGGCGCGGTTGCGCTTGCGGTTTCTCTGATAGTCCACCTTATACCTTCAAGAAACTAATCCGGTACGCGGAATTTCTTACCAGTTTTTTCTTCTATTCACAAACCCCTCAGCGCAAGTCCCACCGCAACCGCCATCTTCGGGGCCAGATGTTCAATGTATTCAGGATCAAAACGCGAATCCGAAACGGTGATATTCCGAAAAGGATTCGAAATCTCGACCTGAACCCCAGTGGCCTCTCCAAGTGCATCGGCGAGAGTTTCTATTCTTGAAGATCCCCCGGAAAGAATTATTCGGTCGATTACGTCTCCTGCTTCATCAAGAACCGTCTTTATCTCATCAGTGGCAAGAGTAACAAAATCAGTGAAAACACTTTCTATCTCGTCATATCTGCCATAACCTTTAAGGCTGAACTTTATTCTCTCCGCCTCCTCGTAGGTGATTTTGAATTCCTCCATCAAACGAAGCGTAATCCATTGCCCCCCAAGCGAAATATCCTTCAGTACAAAAGGCACTGTACCATCCAAAACGCTCAAGTTAGTCCCTGACGCTCCGATATTCACAAGCGCCACCTTTTGACCGCGACCTCGGCAAAAAACTGTATGGCAGTTTGAAAGGGCCATGGCGTCAACATCAATTACCTGGGCACGGAGTCCCGCCGAGAAAAGCGAACTTTTATACTCCCGCGCCGTTTTTTTCGAAACTGCCGCAACCAGCACCTGGGTCTCTTCGGATTTCCCGTTGCGGCGGAAAAGCGGAGTGTAGCTGTAATTAACCCCGTTAACGTCTTTGCGAAGACTGGTTCTCACAAGGTCCGGAACAAGTTTTTCCATGTCCTCTCTGAGAAAAATTCTGGGAACATTTACGACTTTTAAAGCAACGGCTTCGCCGGAAACTCCTATAACCGCCTTTTTCGTTCTCACGCCGAGTCTAGAAACGAGACTTGATACAACCCCCGAAACTATGTCGCCCCTTGAAATTGACTTGCGGACTATTGCATCTCTAGGAAGCATAGCCTCTCCCATATTCTCAAGCCGATAGTTTCCACCCCCGTAGGAAAGTTCCACAATCTTGACGGAACTTGAACCTATATCTATCCCAACGATGGCATCTTCCCCCTCAAGGAGGGAATCTGGGCGACGAAGTCTACCGAAAGCCAACTTTTTAAAAGGAGAAATCAACGAACCGGGGATTGGAAACTACTCTTCCGCAAGATCGTAATATATTTGCACTTCCTTGGAATGGGCTTCCGGGGGAAGGCTATCGAAACTGGCTGTGAAGAAAAAGCTTTCCGTCGGATCAAGTCTTTCCCCTTCCTCAACAAGCGCGGAGGTCGCGGCAAGGGCGTTTCCATCCGAATCCTTTGCGAATATAACGACGTAAACTGACTGTACCGGGAAATTCGCCGTGTTCACCACGGCGCCGTTAAAATCCACGCTTCCGTCAAAGTTCTCGGTCTGGAGAACCGGCCCGTCGAGTTCAACGGCGGATTCCTCCGCGGTGCAGGCCGTAAGAACAAAGGCCGCGAGGACAAATAATGACGTAATCAGGAAGGTTTTTTTCATTTTTCCGGTTTAGTGCCCACGTTTGAAATCGAAATTACGTTCGCTGGATCCGCAGTTTTCTTTTCCGCGGTCTTTTTATCTTCAGAAGCGTGATCTTCTATTATGTCTCCAAGCACCTTGTGCATCAGCTTAAGTGCGCTTATAGAGTGTTCCTTGAGATAACCCTCGCTGAAGGGAATCTCTTCCTTTCTCCTTCTTAAGAACAGATGAAGAATAAAGGCCTGATTGTTTAGCACCACTAAAATAGCTACGTAAAGCAGAAAGTTGTCGGCGAAAACCTTTTTCATCAATGTTTTCGTGTCGGAATCGATCTTAACTATGCCGAGCGGCCCATCAACCTGCGGGGAGAGAAACGGAACGGAAACGGAAATCTTTCCTGCGTATTTTTCAACCGAGTATCCCTCGGGCGGATAAGTGTTTTCCAGAAAGTGTCCGGAAGCCATCTTGTCTTCCGGCTGTTTCATAAAAGTAACGCTGAAAAATTTGGGAGAGACCCCGAAAGTGTTAAACAGCTTCTCCCTGCCAAGCCTCTGGTCAAGAAAATGATAGAACTCGTCGCTTGTAGACCCCTCTCCGTGATCCTGATAGAAACTGGTCGCCTGGTCTCCTATAGTCTCGGCTATGGCTTTGGTTCTGGTGACAAAGTCTTTTTTTGCGTTATCAAACTGAAAATAGAACACCACACCTATAAGGGCTATGATGCCCAGCTCAACCATTGATATTTTGAACAGCAGTCCAAATTTCTGGTTCAGGCGCATTTTACAAACTCTTCAAGTATCTTGCGTAGATTTTTGTCCTGTGAATGTCGGAGAAGCATGAATACCATTCCGGCAAAATCCTTTTTTATTTCTCCGTCAAGACTTCTGTAAAGCTTAAGGAGCATCTTCTCCTCGTTTGTGAGAACCTCGAGCTCCTGTTCTGATATGGCCTCTTTTTCGATGAATCTTTTGAGTCTTTCCGTCCTTGAGACGCTCCAGATTTCCTCAACCTTGACCCCCAAGATTGAAGATATTTGCTGGCAACGGTCAAAAGAAGGTGCATCGACCTTTCCGGTTTCAAGCTGATGTATGTACACGCTCGAAACCTCAAGAGATCGAGCAAGGTTCTCCTGGGTAATCTTTCTTCTCTTCCTTATCCTCTTTAGATAGTCTCCAAAATTCATTCAAAATCCCTCCGAGAATAAAACAGTCCTATGTGTACTAATTTTAACCTAATGTACATAACAAAACAATCCAGTCAGACCAACCTTAGATACGGAAGTTAAAACATAAGGAAAGAAGATAAGGGATAAGGCCGGAACAAGGCAAAAAGGTCAGAACGATGCACAGGTGGGATTGATTTCGCGCAGGACGCCCTGCTGAGCAAATCTGCTTTTGTATCCTTCAATAATCCTGTCTATTCCGGGAGCAGAATCGGCATTTGGCGGGACAAGGATTATAAGCACCTTGGTATCCTCTTTTATCAGATTTCCAGCGGCATCCGTGTACTGCCCATAGGCATCCAGAATGGTAAGGCCGTCAGGAAACTCAACAGTTATGGTGTCCTCGAGGAACTCATCCCATTGCTGATCACTCACGACTTGACGATTATCCGCATTCCCCCGCCCGAAAAAAGTCTATATTCGGTATAAGACTCGGTACCGCCCGGACACGGGTTTGTCTGTGCCTCGGAAGAACATGAAAGGATAAAAGCACAAGCGGCAAGAGCCACGACAGTGACTAGTGCACCAACTGTTTGATTAAGGGTCTTCAGCATAAACTCTCTCGCTTAAGCGGAGAGATGCAAAAATTCCGTTCTCCCCGCGAGAACACTGCAAAAATTGTGTGCCCGGAGGCGGAATCGAACCACCGACACGAGGATTTTCAGTCCTCTGCTCTACCAACTGAGCTATCCGGGCAGAAATAAACGGGTTTTAATTCTACCCGAAGAAAATATTTTGTTTCAAGGAACGAAACTTCTTCGTTCATAAACAAAGGAGCCCCGGCCCTTTTCTAAAGAACCGAGGCCCCACTGAACACAGAAAAAAGAGGTATGGAGAGATGGTTTTTTTCTTCTGCGTTGTGTTTGGTTTTCCCTATCTATACGTCAAGCCAGTAAAGAAGCTGTACGGCAAATCCGTGCTGATTATCTTCGCCGGCAAAATAAGCGTCGTCGCCGTCCGCCATGTCATACCTGTACTCAAGCCTCGTCTCGAAATTCCCCACGGACTCGAAAGGAGTCAATATGAGAGTCGAGGTGAACTCGGAAAGCTCAAGGCCCGGTGTATCGACTCTTTCCGACTCATCAACGTACTCACCCCTGAGAGCCAGTGACATGGAGTCCGCAAGACTTACTATCGCATAACCTGCAAAACCCCAACGGTCTCCCCCCGCATCATGCGACGTGTACTCGAAATCGGCTATCAAGGTGACCTTCTCCATGAGGGTCACGGTCCCAACAACCGTGACAAGGGTCCTGGTATCGCCATCAGTATCGCCGAAGTACCCGGTAACACCGAGCCAGCCGTCGTTCGCGAAATTAAGCGCAATCTGCGATTCAAATGTCTTGCCGTCATCCACATCATCAACCGCGTCCCAGTCGTTGCTTAAGCCGAGAGCGAAATCAAGTGATCCGGCACTGAAGGTGGCCCGAACACCGCTGTGCGCAAACGGAATCCTGTAAAAAAGCAGGGATCTCGTTATGTTGGTGTTGTCCTTGGCCTCTATAAGTTCCCAGCCCGCAAGCGTGGTGAACTGACCGGCGTAGATGTTAAGACCACCGGCGCCCGATGGAACAAGCACGTTTATGTAAGCCTGATAAGGACTTACCGCGCCGTCGCCGTCGGTGTTAAAACCGAAGCCGAGACGTTCAGCCTGTTCGCCGAAAAGAACATCTGCGCTGAAACCCACCTGATCCATTACTCCATCGCCGACAGTTGGAACCTTTTCAAGCGAAAGAGTGAAGGCGTCTATCGAAAAATCGTTGTGCTCGGGATAAAGACCCCTCTCGACGATACCCTCCCCGACTTCCCCGTTCGAAACATACTGGTAAGTCGTGTCAAGCGAAAAGCCGAGTCCAATCGATTCAAGATTTCCGAGATCGAGGGCGTTTGCCCTCGGGCCCCCGAACTGGGTCCCGAGCAACAAAGCCGCCGCAATCATCATCAATGAAAGTTTAGAAACTATACTTCTCATTTTTCTCCTCCTATAAGAGTTATTACTTTCTTTTTTCCCTGTTCTGATGCCATTAAACCTGCGTTGTGGCCTGAAAATCCGGATAGGACTCCATTCCGTGCTCGGTTATATCCAGTCCTCTTCTCTCCTCTTCCTCGCTCACTCTTATGCCAATAGCCATCTTTATGGCGTAGAAGATGATGAAGGCGCAGACGACTGTGAAGACACCGTATGCCAGAACCCCTATAAGCTGAACCATAAAACTGAAATCGGGTCCTCCGAAAATTCCCACGGCAAGCGTTCCCCATATACCGCAGACCAAGTGAACGGAAATCGCTCCCACCGGATCGTCTATCCTTATCTTGTCGAAGAAACTGACCGCGAAAACCACTATTATTCCGGCCACAAGCCCTATGATGACCGCCTCTCCCGGAGAGACCACGTCGGCCCCGGCCGTGATTCCCACAAGACCCGCAAGCACACCGTTCAGAGCCATGGAGAGGTCAGGGTACTTAAAAGTTCCCCACGACGTGAAGGCCGCTCCTAAAGCGCCCGCAGCAGCCGCAAGCGAAGTCGTGACTATGACCAGTGAAATCAGTTCCGGATCCGCACTCAGCACCGAACCGCCGTTAAAACCGAACCATCCCATCCAGAGCAAGAACACACCGACTGCAAGAAGCGGAAGAGAGTGACCCGGAATCGGTCTCATTGCTCCCGAGGCGAGATATTTCCCTATGCGCGGGCCAAGAAGATAGGCTCCGACAAGTCCTCCCCATCCTCCTACGCTGTGAACGAGCGTAGAACCGGCGAAATCATAAAAACCCATCTGATCAAGCCATCCGCCGCCCCACTTCCAAGATCCAGCTATGGGATACACTATGGCGACGAATATGGTTGCGAAGATAAGAAAGCTTGAGAGCTTTATACGTTCGGCAACAGCTCCAGAAACAATCGTGGCCGCTGTTGCGGCAAACATTGCCTGGAATATGAAATCGGTGTAGTAGGTGTAGCCACCGTCCGCATACTCTATGAGCCCCTCAGCCCCGGCCGGTGCTGAAATACCGAAACCGGCAAACCCGAAGATGCCACCACCTATGAAATCCCCTGGGTACATAAGGTTAAAACCCATAAGGGCGTAAGTGAGAATGCCCGCCGAGATGATAAACGTGTTTTTAAACAGTATGTTTACCGTGTTTTTCGATCTGGTAAGTCCGGTCTCGAGAGTGGCAAATCCGAGATGCATTATAAAGACAAGAAAAGTCGCAAGCAGCATCCACACGTTGTTCGCCACGAAAACAGAATGGGCCGCACCTTCTGACGCAAAAGCTGAATAGCCCCCCAGAACAACAAAAGCAAAAACCGAAAGAAACAGCACGCGGCTGCATCCGAAGGGTTTTCTTAAAAAATCTGCGATATTCATAACCAACTCCTCCATGTTTGGACAATTTTCTTCCCAATACCTTTTGCAATTAAGGGGCCATAAAACCAAAAGACAGGAGGCGCTCACTCTAACTATCTGAAATAATTGGGAAAAAATAAATCCCCAACGGCTCGGGATTTTCAAGTAGACTTAGAGCCTGCAAATCATGCCTAAAAAATGTGCACAGTGTGCACCGAAAAAAACCGTTTAGAACAAAAATCGCGTGCAGGCGCAAAAAATGGAGACCGAAGCGATCGCTTCCTTTAAAAACACAGAAAAATGAGAATCCTTTTCGCCGGAACACCAGAATTCGCCGTACCATCGCTCGAGGCGCTTTGCGATTCTCCCCACGAGGTAATCGCGCTCCTCTCAAGGCCGGACAGGCCAAGGGGGAGGAGCCGAAAACCCGTATGGCCGGAAACAAAAAAAGTTGCCGCGGAGCGCAGAGTGCCCGTTTTTCAGCCCCAAGACTTAAAAACACCCGAGTTCCAAGAGACGCTGAAGGCCCTTTCACCCGATCTCATAGCGGTCGCGGCCTACGGAAAAATACTTCCCGCCGCCGTCCTTGACGCACCTCCTTTCGGTTGCGTAAACGTTCACGCATCGCTGCTTCCCAGCTATAGGGGAGCAGCCCCAATTAACTGGGCCATAGCAAAGGGAGAGAAAAAAACGGGAGTTACGATCATGCATATTGACGAGGAACTGGACACGGGAGACATTCTCGCTCAAAGGGAGGTACAGATAGGAGATGAGGAAACCGCCGAGGAACTTTCAAAAAGACTTTCGCTTGAAGGAGCAGGGCTTCTTTTACAAACGATCGACCGCATCGCAAAAAATGAAATATCTCCCGTAAAGCAGGACCCGGCTGCGGCCACCTACGCACCTCTTCTCTCGAGAAAAGACGGCCGGGTGGACTGGAGCCGGGAGGCAGAGGAGATAAAAAATTTAGTAAGGGCGATGACTCCGTGGCCGTCCGCCCACACCACGCTCGGGGGGAAAAACCTCAAGATATTAAGGGCGCTTTCGGGCCCGGGGGAAGGAAGACCCGGAGAAATAGTATCTCTCAGGGGAGAAAGCCTGGACGTCGCAACGGGTAATGGGATCCTGCAGATACTCTCTCTTCAGATCGAAGGCGCAAGAAAAATGGACGCCCCTGAATTCAAGCGGGGCAAAAAAGATCTTCGGGAAGGGCAGTTCATGATATGAACGCTCGGGGACTCCCTATATCCTGATTGAGACCTCGAAAGTTCCTATTTTCACTTTGCCGGCAAGCCCACATTTCCAGCAAAGATCTGTAGCGTGAGTCTTTGACTTTGCGGGAACAAGCAGAATGAGTTGGACTGAAAGTTCCGAGAGGGTTTTCCAGTACTCGCTTCTTTTTTCGTCGATAGTGGCTTCGGTCTCAACCTCAATAATCTGCACGACCTGCCCGTATGAACCGAGAATTACATCGGGGAAAAGACCCTCGAACTCACAGAGTTGCTCTTCGCCGGGGTTGGTACGTATCTCATTATAAAGCGAGGAGTACTTCTGCTCCACCTGCCTTATTACCCAGTCATGAATCAACTTCTCCTCACTCGGAATTTTCATATCTCCCGCTCCACATAAGCTTTGTCTTCAAAATGTTGAAATAATCCCTAAAAGGAGATTTTATGATATTCACGTAACTCTCCGAACCTTCAAGAACAACTTCGTCGCCGAGATAAAGAGGCACTCCCACCTGGCCATCAAGCGTAAGATAGGTGTTCTGTATGTCGGTAAGCACCCTCGTCCTTATCTTTTTCGTGTAGGGAACCACGATAGGCCTGTTGGTAAGGATATGCGGACATATTGGAGTGACGGTTATCACGGGCAGCGTCGGATAAATTATCGGCCCGCCCGCAGAAAGAGAATAGGCGGTTGAGCCGGTAGGGGTCGCGAAGATAATTCCGTCAGCCTTAAAGGTCGTAACGTATTTTTCGTTTATATATATGGAGAGGTCCACAACCTTGGAAATTGGACCGTTGTTTATAACTACGTCGTTTAGTACCGTGAATTCTTCCCGCTCTCCATCCTTTCTATCTACGCAGCACGATATCATGTCCCTTTTTTCTATCTCGTAGTCTCCGGCGAGTATTCTCTCCATCATCGGAAAAAACTCATCCACCGTGAACTCAGTGAGAAACCCGAGTCCACCGAGATTGCAGCCCAGTATTGAGACGTCATGTCCCTGCACCATTCGTGAAACCCAGATAAAGGAACCGTCACCCCCGAACACAACTATTATGTCGACGGCCGCAGCCAGGTCACGCTCCGCAAGCACGTTCTCAGCGTCTATGTTGCGTCCAAGGTTCTCCTCAACGAAGAACTCTATGTCTCTTTCACGAAGCCACCCGCACAGCCCCCTGGCAATCTCATAGACTTGCGCGCTGTCCTTCTTGCCCGTTATGCCGAACTTCAAGTCGCTTCCTCCCTTGAGTCTCCAGTTGAGTCATGCAGAAGATACGATTCTATAAAACCATCTATCTCCCCGTCAAGTACCGCGTCAATTCCCGAGGACTCAAAACTGGTGCGGTGATCCTTTACCATGCGGTAGGGATGCAGAACGTAGGATCTTATCTGACTTCCCCAGCCGATTTCCTTTTTCGAGGAATTGAGTTCCTCTTCTTTTTGTTTTTCCTCCATCCTGCGCAGTTCGTAGAGCCTCGCCTTGAGTATCTTCATGGCGCTCTCCCTGTTCTGGCGCTGCGACCTCTCGTTCTGGCAGCTGACCGCGACCCCGGTGGGAAGATGCGTGATGCGGACCGCGGAATCCGTCTTGTTAACATGCTGTCCGCCCGCTCCGCTCGCGCGGTAAGTATCGACCCGCAGATCCTTTTCCTCTATGTTCACCTCTATTGAATCATCTATCTCGGGAGAAACGAAAACCGATGCGAAAGAAGTGTGCCTCCTTTTGTTCGAGTCAAACGGGGATATCCTCACCAGCCTGTGAACCCCTGTCTCCGCCTTCAGGTAACCGAAGGCGAACTTCCCATGAGCAAGAATTGTGGCGCTTTTTATGCCGGCTTCCTCTCCGTCCTGAGTCTCAAGCAGTTTCGCTGAAAATCCCTTCCTCTCCGCGTACCGAAGGTACATGCGAAGAAGCATCGCGGCCCAGTCCTGGGCTTCGGTTCCCCCCGCCCCGGCGTTTACCGATACTATGGCGTTTCGAGCGTCGTCAGGGCCGCCGAGAATCCGGGTGAACTCAAGTTCGTTGACTTTGGCTTCTAAGGACGCAAGCATGGCACCCGCCTCTTCAATCGAATCCTGATCGTCTTCACCGACCGCGAGTTCGAGAAGACACGCCGCGTCCTCCATGTCGGAACGGAGCTTCTCGAATCTCGAAACGGAGTCTTTGATTTCGGACTGTTCCTGAAGCGTTTTGCGGGCTAGCTCGGAATTATCCCAGAAATCCGGAGCCGCTGTAATTTTTTCAAACTCTTTTAATCTTTCAGTCTTGGAAGGCAGGTCAAAGATAGTCTCCCATTTTCTGAATTCTTTCTCCGAGGCTTTCCATCAGGGCAGTGAGTTCCTCTTTCATCCAAGACTCCTCCTTAGAACGCGTTAGAAGATAGTACGCAAATAACCTGTGAATTCAAAAACACGGACGATTCCCAAATAAAAACATTAGAATACGAACGCGAAGATGGGACTAAACCGTTTAAGCAATGGTTCGATTCTCTTAGCTCCGTTATTGGCTGAAAATCAGAACTGCTGTAGCTCGAATGAAAAATGGGAATTTTTCAAAAGACGGTGACAATCTGATCATTCTCTTGGGCGGTGGGACGAAGAAACGTCAGCAAAGCGACATTAACGAGGCGAAGAGATATTGGAAAGACTACAAAGACAGAAAAAATTCGCATGGAATAATATAAAAGACAGGAGGAACATAGTGGCATTAACACGCGACTTTAGAGATACCGTAATGGAACGGGCTAGGAAAGATCCGGAATTCCGCATCGGTCTTCTGACCGAAGCAATTGAGCGTGTTATCAATGATGAAATTAACGTAGCCAAGGAGTTGTTGCGAGACTACGTTAACGCGACTATCGGTTTTCAGGAACTTGGAACCCTTACGAAAAAAGATCCGAAAAGTCTAATGCGCATGCTCGGCCCGAAAGGGAATCCAAGTCTTAAAAACATCTCTTCCCTGCTAGCATCCTTAAAGGAAAGCGAGGGCGTAAAACTTCATGTGCAGACCTTGAGATAACACCTGTTATCAAGTACGAAGACCCTCTTGGCACCAATACCGTCAATTCCCAATTGAAACGGCTTACATTTGTGGGTATTTTACCCGCTTTGATTCAATCCCCTAATAACACGAGGAGAAACACCAAATGAAAAGATTGCTGCTGACCCCCGGCCCCGTGGCGGTCCCAAGCGAAATAATGGTTGAGATGGCGAGACCGCTCATTCATCACAGGACCAAGGAATTTGAAGCCGTGTTCGCTCAGGCAAGAGAAGGCCTGAAACAGATTTTTCAGACAGAAAACGAAGTTTTCATACTTGCGGCTTCGGGAACCGGCGCAATGGAAGGAGCCGTGGTAAACACCCTTCGCGCGGGAGACAAGGTGATCACGGTAAACGGCGGAAAGTTCGGAGAGAGGTGGGGGAAGATAGCGAGAGCCTACGGACTGGAAGTGGATGAAATAGAGGTTACGTGGGGCGAGGCGGTTTCCCCGGCAGTAATAGAGGAAAAACTCGAGAGCGACCCCTCGATAAGAGCGGTTCTGATGCAGGCAAGCGAGACCTCAACCGGAGTCAAGCATCCAACCGACCAGATCGCGGCGATTACATCAAAAAGAGACGACGTGCTGCTCATAGTTGACGGCATAACCGCCGTCGGGGTGTTCCCCCTCCCGTTTGACGAGCTGGGAATAGATGTTCTAGTTGGCGGCTCGCAGAAGGCTTTCATGCTTCCCCCGGGACTCTCATTCGCGACGATGAGCGAGAAGGCCTGGGAATTCAGCAAGACCTCGGATCTCCCGAAGTTCTATCTCAATTTTGCCGACTACCAGAAAAGCGCCCAGAAAAACACGACTCCCTGGACCCCGGCCGTTACGCTGATAATCGGCCTCGGCAAGGTTATAGAGGGATTCATGGAAGAGGGAATGGACAATATTTACAGAAAACGCGAACTGATGTCGCTTGCGACCCGCGAGGCGCTCCGAGCGATCAACATAGATCTTTTCACCAATGACGCGGCAAGCCCGGCTCTTACCGTGGGAGTAGCTCCCGAAGAGATAGGGGCGGGGAAAATCATCTCCGAGCTTCAGGCGAAATTCGGTATGACTGTCGCAGGCGGACAGGATCACGCCAAGGGAAAAATCTTCAGGGTATCCCACATAGGAGATGTCGACCGAAACGACATGGTGGCGTTTGTCTCTGCCCTTGAATCCATTCTGGGATCTTTGGGACACGACTTCTCAAGCGGAGCCGGTGTTGCCAAGGTATCGGAAATGCTGGGGACGGCATAGATACCGTTACCATGCGACGTCCGCTATTCAAGCGGACTGAAGCCGGGCAATACCTCTATGTTGTTTCTCACTTAGTTGCTTCAAAACTGATTTTGAGTTGTGTACCGGTTGCCTGCGCAATTTTCCTTAGCGTACTTGTAGAAGGATTAGTTTTGCCACTCTCGAATCTAGCCACGGCAGATTGTGTCGTTTGAAGTCTTTCAGCTAATTGTGCCTGTGTTAGGCCCGCCTGAGTGCGAGCTTTAATAAACAGACGTGCGATTTCAAACTCCGGTCCAAGTTTGTCATATTCTTCCCTATACTCTGGGTTATTGCTCCATTTTTTATGTAGTTCGCTTGCCTTCCCCATTTTGACACCTGCTGTAATATCCATTTGGTCCGCCATCTAAGGTCAGGAAAAATGCTTTGAAACAAGCGGATCATTGTCTATTTCCGAGATCAGGTAGCCAATCCCGTAATAGTCGCCCGAGTTGTGGTAGAGCTTTACTCCCTGGGGGGTCGTAAGGTAGTTTCCCGTCTTTACGGTCTGCTCAGGAAGATCGACCTCGTACACCGTGTAGCCGACCGTTCCGCTTCCTATGTTAACCTTTTTCCGCTCTTCCCTTAGCCTCTTGACGCTTTTCGCGGTCTCCCAGGCCTTTGGATATATATGTCCTTTAACGAGAAATTTCATGGTAGCCCGAAAAACTAAGAAACCTCCATCTCCACGCGGTCTATCAGACCGATGCACATCATTATCTTGTCTATGCCCGGATCCCTTTTGTGAACGAAAGCTTCCGAGAACTCTCCGCCGCAGTCCCCGCATGCGCCTCCCTCATCGGATTCCTTCTCGCAGTCCCCGCAGTAATATGTCTTCAGGTTATACCAATGTAAAGAGGAATAAAGGAGTTCCCTGAAACCGCTTTTGCTGAGACATTCCCCCCACTCGGAAATCGCTTCAACCAGATTGCTTCGGTAGTAATCGGGTATGTCGGCCAGAGGTCCCGAGTATATCTCCTCTTCTCCCACGTATATTCTGAACAGTTCCGGCATTTAAGGTGAATCAGACAGTAGACAGTTTTGAGATCAGCAGATGATCAACCAGAACGAGATTGACCATGGCCTCCGCTATCGGAACAGCCCTCGGGCAAAGACACGGGTCGTGCCTACCCTTCACCCGCAGCTGGGTTTTTTCTCCCTCTTTATCCACGGTGTCCTGGACCTGGGATATGGAAGAAGTGGGTTTTATGGCGATTCTTACAACCAGATCCGCCCCGCTTGTTATTCCGCCCAGGAGGCCGCCCGAGTTGTTCGTCCTGAATCCGAGGGATCCGTCTTCCTTCTTGTACATAAGATCATTTACCTGCGAACCTTTTTTCTCAATGACCCCGAAGCCCATTCCCACCTCAAACCCCCTTATCCCCCCTATGCTCATAAGGGCCCGTGCCAAATCCGCGTCAAGTTTGTTAAACACGGGTTCGCCGAGACCCGAAGGAAGCCCCCGGGAGACTACCTCAACGGTTCCTCCGACGGAATCTCCTTCCTTTCTGACCGACTCTATAAGTCCAATCATCCTCTCCGCGGCCTGCGGGTCGGGACAGCGGACGG
Proteins encoded in this region:
- a CDS encoding transcriptional regulator, which produces MALTRDFRDTVMERARKDPEFRIGLLTEAIERVINDEINVAKELLRDYVNATIGFQELGTLTKKDPKSLMRMLGPKGNPSLKNISSLLASLKESEGVKLHVQTLR
- a CDS encoding alanine--glyoxylate aminotransferase family protein; the protein is MKRLLLTPGPVAVPSEIMVEMARPLIHHRTKEFEAVFAQAREGLKQIFQTENEVFILAASGTGAMEGAVVNTLRAGDKVITVNGGKFGERWGKIARAYGLEVDEIEVTWGEAVSPAVIEEKLESDPSIRAVLMQASETSTGVKHPTDQIAAITSKRDDVLLIVDGITAVGVFPLPFDELGIDVLVGGSQKAFMLPPGLSFATMSEKAWEFSKTSDLPKFYLNFADYQKSAQKNTTPWTPAVTLIIGLGKVIEGFMEEGMDNIYRKRELMSLATREALRAINIDLFTNDAASPALTVGVAPEEIGAGKIISELQAKFGMTVAGGQDHAKGKIFRVSHIGDVDRNDMVAFVSALESILGSLGHDFSSGAGVAKVSEMLGTA
- a CDS encoding helix-turn-helix transcriptional regulator, with protein sequence MGKASELHKKWSNNPEYREEYDKLGPEFEIARLFIKARTQAGLTQAQLAERLQTTQSAVARFESGKTNPSTSTLRKIAQATGTQLKISFEATK
- the aroC gene encoding chorismate synthase; the encoded protein is MAGNSFGRFFRITTWGESHGPALGVVVDGCPAGLEICAEDIQYELDRRRPGQSRITTQRKEADRIEILSGVFEGKTLGTPISMMVRNTDAISKSYEDIKNVYRPGHADFTYDEKYGRRDHRGGGRSSARETVGRVAAAAIAKKILASHGVTTTGYVKQVGDIVAEDIDFDRIEENPVRCPDPQAAERMIGLIESVRKEGDSVGGTVEVVSRGLPSGLGEPVFNKLDADLARALMSIGGIRGFEVGMGFGVIEKKGSQVNDLMYKKEDGSLGFRTNNSGGLLGGITSGADLVVRIAIKPTSSISQVQDTVDKEGEKTQLRVKGRHDPCLCPRAVPIAEAMVNLVLVDHLLISKLSTV